One segment of Alnus glutinosa chromosome 2, dhAlnGlut1.1, whole genome shotgun sequence DNA contains the following:
- the LOC133859867 gene encoding G-type lectin S-receptor-like serine/threonine-protein kinase At2g19130, with product MDTKKNPWLMLPLLFLGLSVNNHLSLGADTISANQPLSGDQTIVSSGGNFVLGFFKPGKSSNYYIGMWYGTGKVSTQTIVWVANRDKPVSDKSSSVLRISDGNLVLFNESQIPVWSTNLASTTSSSPVQAVLLDDGNLVLKDGSTSSQHLWQSFDHPAHTWLPGSKIGLNKITNENQRLISWKNENDPAPGLFNLELQANTSEYIILWNRSIPYWTSSAWDGKIFKLVPEMTANYIYNFSYFNNTNESYFTYSLYDPSIFSQFVMDVSGQIQQKTWLSNTNEWNLIWTLPKTQCEVYDFCGAFGTCNEESMSYCSCLKGFVAKSQNDRNLPDYAGGCMRRTPLQCKNTNLTSGHEDRFLPIPSMALPVQPQFVGVGSATECESRCLNSCSCTAYAFESNNCDSYKKKNNCSLWFEDLLNMEQLSGNDPKGRTLYLKLAASEFSSKKNTEGMILGAVAGSVVGVAVLLGLFIILMRRKRAVGTGKAVEGSLVAFGYRDLQNATKNFSDKLGGGGFGSVFKGTLSDSTVIAVKKLESISQGEKQFRTEVSTIGTVNHVNLVRLHGFCSEGTRKLLVYDYMPNGSLEYHLFHEKFLDWKTRYQIAIGTARGLDYLHEKCKECIIHCDIKPENILLDAYLCPKVADFGLAKLVGREFSRVLTTMRGTRGYLAPEWLSGVSITAKADVYSYGMMLFEFVSGKRNSEPSADGKTRFFPIQAASLIAEGGDVLSLLDPRLEGNADVEELTRVCKVACWCIQDDETNRPRMGQIVHILKGVLDVNLAPIPISLQVFDEDQEHIVFFTESF from the coding sequence ATGGATACCAAGAAGAATCCATGGCTCATGcttcctcttctcttcctcGGCTTATCTGTCAACAACCATCTTTCCCTTGGAGCTGACACCATCTCTGCCAACCAACCTCTCTCTGGTGATCAAACCATTGTCTCTTCAGGAGGGAACTTTGTACTGGGTTTCTTCAAACCAGGTAAATCTTCTAACTACTACATAGGCATGTGGTACGGTACTGGTAAAGTCTCAACCCAAACCATAGTTTGGGTCGCAAACAGAGATAAACCGGTCTCTGATAAGAGTTCTTCTGTGTTAAGAATCTCTGATGGTAATTTGGTTCTCTTCAATGAGTCCCAAATCCCAGTTTGGTCCACAAATTTGGCCTCCACCACTTCATCAAGTCCTGTACAAGCTGTTCTTCTAGATGATGGAAATCTTGTTCTGAAAGATGGGTCTACTTCGTCACAACATTTATGGCAAAGTTTTGATCACCCAGCTCATACATGGCTTCCTGGTAGTAAGATTGGATTGAACAAAATTACCAATGAAAACCAACGCCTCATTTCTTGGAAGAATGAGAACGATCCTGCACCAGGACTCTTCAATCTTGAGCTACAGGCAAATACCAGTGAGTATATTATTCTGTGGAATAGGTCCATTCCGTATTGGACTAGTTCAGCTTGGGATGGGAAGATTTTTAAATTAGTTCCTGAAATGACAGCCAATTATATCTACAACTTCAGTTATTTTAACAACACAAATGAGAGTTATTTCACCTATTCTCTTTACGATCCTTCCATCTTTTCTCAATTCGTGATGGATGTTTCTGGGCAGATTCAGCAAAAGACATGGTTATCGAATACCAACGAGTGGAATTTGATATGGACTCTACCGAAAACACAATGCGAGGTTTATGATTTTTGCGGGGCTTTTGGGACCTGCAACGAAGAATCAATGTCTTATTGTAGCTGCTTGAAAGGTTTTGTTGCAAAGTCGCAGAACGATAGGAATTTGCCAGATTATGCTGGTGGGTGCATGAGGAGAACCCCTTTACAATGTAAGAATACCAATCTTACTAGTGGGCACGAAGACAGGTTTTTACCAATACCCAGCATGGCATTGCCTGTCCAACCACAATTTGTTGGGGTTGGAAGTGCTACAGAATGTGAATCCAGGTGCTTGAATAGCTGCTCCTGCACTGCTTATGCTTTTGAAAGCAATAATTGTgattcatacaaaaaaaaaaataattgttcatTGTGGTTTGAAGATCTCTTGAATATGGAACAACTCTCAGGAAATGATCCTAAAGGGAGAACTCTATATCTCAAACTTGCAGCTTCTGAGTTCTCAAGTAAAAAGAATACTGAGGGGATGATTCTTGGTGCTGTTGCGGGCTCAGTTGTAGGGGTAGCAGTTCTGCTAGGCCTTTTTATAATCCTTATGCGAAGAAAGAGAGCTGTTGGAACTGGAAAAGCAGTAGAAGGTTCATTGGTGGCATTTGGGTACAGAGACTTGCAAAATGCGACCAAGAATTTCTCGGACAAGTTGGGCGGAGGAGGCTTTGGTTCTGTTTTCAAAGGGACGTTATCTGATTCAACAGTCATAGCAGTCAAGAAACTTGAAAGTATCAGCCAAGGAGAGAAGCAATTCCGCACAGAAGTCAGTACAATCGGGACAGTCAACCACGTAAATCTTGTTCGGCTTCATGGGTTCTGCTCTGAAGGTACAAGAAAGTTGCTGGTCTATGATTACATGCCAAATGGCTCGTTAGAGTATCATCTTTTCCATGAAAAGTTTTTGGACTGGAAAACAAGATACCAGATTGCTATAGGGACAGCTAGAGGGTTGGATTATCTCCATGAGAAGTGCAAAGAATGCATCATACACTGTGACATAAAACCAGAAAACATTCTTCTTGATGCTTATTTGTGTCCAAAAGTGGCAGATTTTGGCCTGGCAAAGCTTGTTGGGCGGGAATTCAGCCGAGTCCTGACAACCATGAGAGGCACAAGAGGTTATCTTGCTCCGGAGTGGCTTTCGGGGGTGTCCATTACAGCCAAAGCCGATGTTTACAGCTATGGAATGATGCTTTTCGAATTTGTCTCGGGAAAGAGAAACTCTGAGCCATCTGCAGATGGCAAAACTAGATTCTTCCCAATTCAGGCTGCAAGCCTCATCGCTGAAGGGGGCGATGTCCTTAGCCTATTGGATCCCAGGTTGGAGGGAAATGCTGATGTAGAAGAGCTCACAAGAGTTTGTAAAGTTGCTTGTTGGTGCATCCAAGACGATGAAACTAACAGGCCGCGGATGGGTCAAATAGTTCATATCCTCAAGGGAGTTTTAGATGTGAACCTGGCCCCAATTCCAATATCTCTCCAAGTGTTTGATGAAGATCAGGAGCACATAGTTTTCTTCACGGAGTCCTTCTAA